One genomic window of Glycine max cultivar Williams 82 chromosome 16, Glycine_max_v4.0, whole genome shotgun sequence includes the following:
- the LOC100809597 gene encoding probable apyrase 7 encodes MVFGKHPGVKNHLRISSSLQDLSSYRYDLEHGPTPNNFTSSFSKTKPVQLPNPVRRKHLFLFPILILLLFLLLFFLYTLYSHHSSPKYYVVLDCGSTGTRVYVYRAQIQHNDKKTTLPISIQSLKDGLRKNPSSGRAYDRMETEPGLDKLLHNRTGLKTALVPLLKWAQKQIPETSHKTTSLFLYATAGVRRLPFDDSKWLLDNAWSFLKSSSPFVCKRDWVKIISGTEEAYFGWIALNYDSGILGVKPRRETYGALDLGGSSLQVTFEGNSNKEPQHLFNSETSLYVRIGSVNHHLTAYSLAGYGLNEAFDKSVAHVFKEFGYGMEDVVKGNLEVKHPCLQIGYKERYSCSHCSSAVKKGGESLMVEGNGNVVGKKEGGSRTVVTLVGAPNWLKCSTLAKVAVNLSEWSDVRPGLDCEVHPCALRGNLPQPMGHFYVISGFFVVYRFFNLTAEATLEDVLEKGREFCDKRWDVARKSVAPQPFIEQYCFRAPYIASLLREGLHITDKHITVGSGSITWTLGVALLEAGKAYSVRFGLRGFYLLQMKMNPLILIPILILSFILLLCALSWVVNWMPRFFRRQYLPFFRHNSASSASGINIPSPFRFQRWSPMNSGDGRTKTPLSPTIAGSQDRPFSLGHGLSDNSGNIQLMESSFHPSASSVSHSYSSNNLGQMQFDSSSIGAFWSPHRSQMHLQSRRSQSREDLNSSLAETHMVKA; translated from the exons ATGGTCTTTGGCAAACATCCAGGCGTCAAGAACCACCTCCGAATCTCCTCCTCCCTCCAAGATCTCTCCTCCTATCGCTACGACCTCGAACATGGCCCCACACCCAACAACTTCACTTCCAGTTTCTCCAAAACCAAACCGGTTCAACTCCCCAACCCGGTTCGCCGCAAACACCTCTTCCTCTTCCCGATCCtcatcctcctcctcttcctcctcctcttttTCCTCTACACCCTCTACTCCCACCACTCCTCCCCCAAATACTACGTCGTTCTCGACTGCGGCAGCACCGGGACACGTGTCTACGTCTACAGAGCCCAAATCCAACACAATGACAAAAAAACCACCCTCCCTATCTCCATCCAATCACTAAAAGACGGCTTGCGCAAGAACCCTTCAAGCGGCCGCGCCTACGACCGCATGGAAACCGAACCGGGTCTCGACAAACTGCTCCACAACCGAACCGGTTTAAAAACCGCCCTCGTACCGCTTCTCAAATGGGCTCAGAAGCAGATTCCAGAAACTTCCCATAAAACCACTTCGCTTTTCCTCTACGCCACCGCAGGGGTTCGGAGACTCCCCTTCGACGATTCGAAATGGCTGCTCGACAACGCGTGGAGCTTTTTGAAGAGCTCTTCGCCGTTCGTGTGCAAGAGGGATTGGGTCAAGATCATTTCGGGGACCGAAGAGGCTTACTTTGGATGGATTGCGCTTAATTACGATTCCGGGATTCTTGGGGTTAAGCCGAGGAGAGAAACATACGGTGCTCTTGATTTGGGAGGGTCTTCATTGCAGGTCACGTTTGAGGGGAATAGCAATAAAGAGCCGCAACATTTGTTCAATAGTGAGACTAGTTTGTATGTTAGGATTGGGTCTGTGAACCATCATTTGACGGCTTATTCACTCGCGGGGTATGGCCTCAATGAGGCATTTGATAAGTCTGTTGCTCATGTTTTTAAGGAGTTTGGGTATGGTATGGAGGATGTTGTTAAGGGGAATTTGGAGGTTAAGCATCCCTGCTTGCAAATCGGGTACAAGGAGAGGTATTCGTGCTCACATTGTTCTTCTGCTGTGAAGAAAGGAGGGGAGAGTCTGATGGTTGAGGGAAATGGGAATGTGGTGGGGAAGAAGGAGGGAGGATCAAGGACTGTGGTGACGCTTGTTGGCGCCCCAAATTGGTTGAAGTGTAGCACGCTGGCGAAGGTTGCCGTGAATTTGTCTGAGTGGAGTGATGTTAGGCCTGGGCTGGATTGTGAGGTTCACCCGTGTGCCCTTCGTGGTAATTTGCCCCAGCCAATGGGGCACTTTTATGTGATTTCTGGGTTCTTTGTGGTGTATCGGTTTTTCAATTTGACTGCTGAGGCCACGCTTGAGGATGTGTTGGAGAAGGGGAGGGAGTTCTGTGATAAGAGATGGGATGTTGCGAGGAAGAGTGTTGCCCCTCAGCCGTTTATTGAGCAGTATTGCTTCAGAGCACCATATATTGCATCGTTGCTGAGGGAGGGTTTGCACATTACTGATAAGCATATAACTGTTGGCTCTGGAAGCATAACTTGGACTCTTGGGGTGGCCTTGTTGGAAGCTGGGAAGGCGTATTCGGTTAGGTTTGGACTCCGTGGTTTTTACTTGCttcagatgaagatgaatccgcTTATTCTTATTCCCATTTTGAtactttctttcattcttctgcTTTGTGCTTTGTCGTGGGTTGTCAATTGGATGCCAAGATTTTTCCGGAGACAGTATCTTCCATTTTTCAGGCATAACAGTGCGTCCAGTGCATCTGGTATTAATATCCCATCTCCTTTCCGGTTTCAGCGGTGGAGTCCTATGAATTCTG GAGATGGAAGAACAAAGACCCCACTCAGCCCAACAATTGCAGGTTCACAGGATAGACCGTTTAGCCTGGGGCATGGCCTTAGTGATAACAGTGGAAACATCCAGCTGATGGAATCTTCCTTTCACCCATCAGCTAGTAGTGTCTCACATAGTTATTCCTCGAACAATTTAGGGCAGATGCAGTTCGACAGCAGTAGTATAGGGGCATTCTGGTCACCTCACAGAAGTCAGATGCATCTGCAGAGTAGAAGATCTCAATCTCGAGAAGACCTGAATTCTTCATTGGCTGAGACACACATGGTGAAGGCTTAG